The Carassius carassius chromosome 16, fCarCar2.1, whole genome shotgun sequence genome window below encodes:
- the LOC132160267 gene encoding uncharacterized protein LOC132160267 isoform X2: MQNTLLLSLLLLFIEGVSGGDETVSMSVMEGDSVTLHMDLTQTQNDDTILWMFGPKDSIVSQITRKNDLTSLFLTDDERFIGRLQVDQNTGSLTIRNTRITHTGQYKLTVSRKKTTIKIFSVTVFGVVNETDGVKSVSVMEGDPVTLQTDAEIHSDDLIVWRFGDKGILLAKLYVGTNESSLNDADERFKDRLQLNQTGSLTITNTRTEHAGLYEVQIRGSESSQRFLLSVTAAAVLGLSPGATAGITVIVLLAVAVLIYCQCKNSKLEKQVCENQSVKEGESVTLLTGLTEIHKDEKIQWWYEDKNNLIAIHEINGVNSKRAYPGVDGRFRSKLGLDDLGNLTISNVRTIHTGLYNLKISSRGRITKYKRFILTVGVRTHKVQEGEPVPLRNNAEIQTGDLILWTFGAENRLVAIKDSRTTEIFSDRLELDDKTGSLTIKDIRTTDSGHFKLQIINSQKTTFRRFNIDVTEKQEKGEKGAAGDEFNLMRRETPSSVNHGEHLSQSFLSSSGQKLI; encoded by the exons ATGCAGAACACGTTATTGCTCTCtcttttattactatttattgaAG GTGTGTCTGGTGGAGATGAAACCGTGTCAATGTCAGTGATGGAAGGGGATTCTGTCACTCTACACATGGACCTTACTCAAACACAAAACGATGATACAATACTGTGGATGTTTGGACCTAAAGACTCTATCGTATCTCAAATAACGAGAAAGAACGATTTGACCTCATTATTTTTAACCGATGATGAACGATTCATTGGCAGACTGCAAGTGGATCAAAACACTGGCTCTCTGACTATTAGAAATACAAGGATCACACACACTGGACAATATAAACTAACTGTCTCTAGAAAAAAGACTACAATCAAGATATTTAGTGTTACTGTCTTTG GCGTTGTTAATGAGACGGATGGAgtgaagtcagtgtcagtgatggagggagatccTGTCACTCTACAAACTGATGCTGAAATACACTCAGATGATCTGATTGTGTGGAGGTTTGGAGATAAAGGCATCCTCCTGGCTAAACTATATGTAGGGACTAATGAGAGCTCATTAAATGATGCTGATGAGAGATTCAAAGATCGACTGCAGCtgaatcagactggatctctgaccatcacaaacaccagaactGAACACGCTGGACTTTATGAAGTACAGATCAGAGGCAGTGAGAGCTCACAGCGATTCCTTCTTTCTGTCACGG CGGCTGCCGTTCTGGGACTGTCTCCTGGTGCTACAGCAGGGATAACTGTTATCGTTCTGCTGGCGGTTGCAGTTTTGATTTACTGTCAGTGCAAAAACTCTAAACTAGAAAAACAAGTGT GTGAAAATCAGTCAGTGAAAGAAGGAGAATCTGTCACTCTACTCACTGGTCTTACTGAAATACATAAAGATGAAAAGATACAATGGTGGTACGAAGATAAAAACAATCTCATTGCCATCCATGAAATTAATGGAGTGAATAGTAAGAGAGCATATCCTGGTGTTGATGGGAGATTCAGGAGCAAACTCGGCCTAGATGATTTGGGAAATCTCACCATCAGTAACGTCAGAACCATTCACACTGGACTCTATAACCTCAAGATCAGCAGCAGAGGAAGAATAACCAAATACAAGCGATTCATTCTGACTGTTGGTG TGAGGACGCACAAAGTGCAAGAGGGAGAACCTGTCCCTCTACGCAATAATGCTGAAATACAGACCGGTGATCTAATACTGTGGACGTTTGGAGCTGAAAACCGTCTCGTTGCTATAAAGGATTCAAGAACAACTGAGATTTTTAGTGACAGACTGGAGCTGGATGAtaagactggatctctgaccatcaaaGATAtcagaaccacagactctggacaTTTTAAACTCCAGATCATCAACAGCCAAAAGACCACATTCAGGAGATTCAATATTGATGTCACAG AAAAACAAGAGAAAGGGGAAAAAGGAGCAGCAGGAGACGAGTTCAATTTAATGAGGCGAGAGACGCCCAGCAGTGTGAATCATGGAGAACATCTGAGCCAATCATTTCTGTCCTCTAGTGGACAAAAACTGATCTAA
- the LOC132160267 gene encoding uncharacterized protein LOC132160267 isoform X3 gives MDFLSGVSGGDETVSMSVMEGDSVTLHMDLTQTQNDDTILWMFGPKDSIVSQITRKNDLTSLFLTDDERFIGRLQVDQNTGSLTIRNTRITHTGQYKLTVSRKKTTIKIFSVTVFGVVNETDGVKSVSVMEGDPVTLQTDAEIHSDDLIVWRFGDKGILLAKLYVGTNESSLNDADERFKDRLQLNQTGSLTITNTRTEHAGLYEVQIRGSESSQRFLLSVTAAAVLGLSPGATAGITVIVLLAVAVLIYCQCKNSKLEKQVCENQSVKEGESVTLLTGLTEIHKDEKIQWWYEDKNNLIAIHEINGVNSKRAYPGVDGRFRSKLGLDDLGNLTISNVRTIHTGLYNLKISSRGRITKYKRFILTVGVRTHKVQEGEPVPLRNNAEIQTGDLILWTFGAENRLVAIKDSRTTEIFSDRLELDDKTGSLTIKDIRTTDSGHFKLQIINSQKTTFRRFNIDVTDVVSTEKQEKGEKGAAGDEFNLMRRETPSSVNHGEHLSQSFLSSSGQKLI, from the exons ATGGATTTCCTCTCAG GTGTGTCTGGTGGAGATGAAACCGTGTCAATGTCAGTGATGGAAGGGGATTCTGTCACTCTACACATGGACCTTACTCAAACACAAAACGATGATACAATACTGTGGATGTTTGGACCTAAAGACTCTATCGTATCTCAAATAACGAGAAAGAACGATTTGACCTCATTATTTTTAACCGATGATGAACGATTCATTGGCAGACTGCAAGTGGATCAAAACACTGGCTCTCTGACTATTAGAAATACAAGGATCACACACACTGGACAATATAAACTAACTGTCTCTAGAAAAAAGACTACAATCAAGATATTTAGTGTTACTGTCTTTG GCGTTGTTAATGAGACGGATGGAgtgaagtcagtgtcagtgatggagggagatccTGTCACTCTACAAACTGATGCTGAAATACACTCAGATGATCTGATTGTGTGGAGGTTTGGAGATAAAGGCATCCTCCTGGCTAAACTATATGTAGGGACTAATGAGAGCTCATTAAATGATGCTGATGAGAGATTCAAAGATCGACTGCAGCtgaatcagactggatctctgaccatcacaaacaccagaactGAACACGCTGGACTTTATGAAGTACAGATCAGAGGCAGTGAGAGCTCACAGCGATTCCTTCTTTCTGTCACGG CGGCTGCCGTTCTGGGACTGTCTCCTGGTGCTACAGCAGGGATAACTGTTATCGTTCTGCTGGCGGTTGCAGTTTTGATTTACTGTCAGTGCAAAAACTCTAAACTAGAAAAACAAGTGT GTGAAAATCAGTCAGTGAAAGAAGGAGAATCTGTCACTCTACTCACTGGTCTTACTGAAATACATAAAGATGAAAAGATACAATGGTGGTACGAAGATAAAAACAATCTCATTGCCATCCATGAAATTAATGGAGTGAATAGTAAGAGAGCATATCCTGGTGTTGATGGGAGATTCAGGAGCAAACTCGGCCTAGATGATTTGGGAAATCTCACCATCAGTAACGTCAGAACCATTCACACTGGACTCTATAACCTCAAGATCAGCAGCAGAGGAAGAATAACCAAATACAAGCGATTCATTCTGACTGTTGGTG TGAGGACGCACAAAGTGCAAGAGGGAGAACCTGTCCCTCTACGCAATAATGCTGAAATACAGACCGGTGATCTAATACTGTGGACGTTTGGAGCTGAAAACCGTCTCGTTGCTATAAAGGATTCAAGAACAACTGAGATTTTTAGTGACAGACTGGAGCTGGATGAtaagactggatctctgaccatcaaaGATAtcagaaccacagactctggacaTTTTAAACTCCAGATCATCAACAGCCAAAAGACCACATTCAGGAGATTCAATATTGATGTCACAG ATGTTGTTTCCACAGAAAAACAAGAGAAAGGGGAAAAAGGAGCAGCAGGAGACGAGTTCAATTTAATGAGGCGAGAGACGCCCAGCAGTGTGAATCATGGAGAACATCTGAGCCAATCATTTCTGTCCTCTAGTGGACAAAAACTGATCTAA
- the LOC132160267 gene encoding uncharacterized protein LOC132160267 isoform X1 has product MQNTLLLSLLLLFIEGVSGGDETVSMSVMEGDSVTLHMDLTQTQNDDTILWMFGPKDSIVSQITRKNDLTSLFLTDDERFIGRLQVDQNTGSLTIRNTRITHTGQYKLTVSRKKTTIKIFSVTVFGVVNETDGVKSVSVMEGDPVTLQTDAEIHSDDLIVWRFGDKGILLAKLYVGTNESSLNDADERFKDRLQLNQTGSLTITNTRTEHAGLYEVQIRGSESSQRFLLSVTAAAVLGLSPGATAGITVIVLLAVAVLIYCQCKNSKLEKQVCENQSVKEGESVTLLTGLTEIHKDEKIQWWYEDKNNLIAIHEINGVNSKRAYPGVDGRFRSKLGLDDLGNLTISNVRTIHTGLYNLKISSRGRITKYKRFILTVGVRTHKVQEGEPVPLRNNAEIQTGDLILWTFGAENRLVAIKDSRTTEIFSDRLELDDKTGSLTIKDIRTTDSGHFKLQIINSQKTTFRRFNIDVTDVVSTEKQEKGEKGAAGDEFNLMRRETPSSVNHGEHLSQSFLSSSGQKLI; this is encoded by the exons ATGCAGAACACGTTATTGCTCTCtcttttattactatttattgaAG GTGTGTCTGGTGGAGATGAAACCGTGTCAATGTCAGTGATGGAAGGGGATTCTGTCACTCTACACATGGACCTTACTCAAACACAAAACGATGATACAATACTGTGGATGTTTGGACCTAAAGACTCTATCGTATCTCAAATAACGAGAAAGAACGATTTGACCTCATTATTTTTAACCGATGATGAACGATTCATTGGCAGACTGCAAGTGGATCAAAACACTGGCTCTCTGACTATTAGAAATACAAGGATCACACACACTGGACAATATAAACTAACTGTCTCTAGAAAAAAGACTACAATCAAGATATTTAGTGTTACTGTCTTTG GCGTTGTTAATGAGACGGATGGAgtgaagtcagtgtcagtgatggagggagatccTGTCACTCTACAAACTGATGCTGAAATACACTCAGATGATCTGATTGTGTGGAGGTTTGGAGATAAAGGCATCCTCCTGGCTAAACTATATGTAGGGACTAATGAGAGCTCATTAAATGATGCTGATGAGAGATTCAAAGATCGACTGCAGCtgaatcagactggatctctgaccatcacaaacaccagaactGAACACGCTGGACTTTATGAAGTACAGATCAGAGGCAGTGAGAGCTCACAGCGATTCCTTCTTTCTGTCACGG CGGCTGCCGTTCTGGGACTGTCTCCTGGTGCTACAGCAGGGATAACTGTTATCGTTCTGCTGGCGGTTGCAGTTTTGATTTACTGTCAGTGCAAAAACTCTAAACTAGAAAAACAAGTGT GTGAAAATCAGTCAGTGAAAGAAGGAGAATCTGTCACTCTACTCACTGGTCTTACTGAAATACATAAAGATGAAAAGATACAATGGTGGTACGAAGATAAAAACAATCTCATTGCCATCCATGAAATTAATGGAGTGAATAGTAAGAGAGCATATCCTGGTGTTGATGGGAGATTCAGGAGCAAACTCGGCCTAGATGATTTGGGAAATCTCACCATCAGTAACGTCAGAACCATTCACACTGGACTCTATAACCTCAAGATCAGCAGCAGAGGAAGAATAACCAAATACAAGCGATTCATTCTGACTGTTGGTG TGAGGACGCACAAAGTGCAAGAGGGAGAACCTGTCCCTCTACGCAATAATGCTGAAATACAGACCGGTGATCTAATACTGTGGACGTTTGGAGCTGAAAACCGTCTCGTTGCTATAAAGGATTCAAGAACAACTGAGATTTTTAGTGACAGACTGGAGCTGGATGAtaagactggatctctgaccatcaaaGATAtcagaaccacagactctggacaTTTTAAACTCCAGATCATCAACAGCCAAAAGACCACATTCAGGAGATTCAATATTGATGTCACAG ATGTTGTTTCCACAGAAAAACAAGAGAAAGGGGAAAAAGGAGCAGCAGGAGACGAGTTCAATTTAATGAGGCGAGAGACGCCCAGCAGTGTGAATCATGGAGAACATCTGAGCCAATCATTTCTGTCCTCTAGTGGACAAAAACTGATCTAA